The segment GGATTACCTCGAGCTCCTCGAAGGGCCATGCCGGCCCTCAGCGCTCTTTCGCCACACCCGGACCTCCAGGTGCGCCCACCGAGGGCCTGGGTAAGCGCCGTGGGCTCGGCCTCCAACCCGGGTCGAGAGGCCGGACTCGCCCGACGCCAAAGCCGTCTTCCCAGCCTCGAGGAACTCGGCCTTCCACTGGTAGCCCTGCCACTAAGTCTGACGCGCGAACCGAGACCCGCATGATCGTGCCTGTCCTGGAGGCGTTCCGGCGGCGGCACCGCGTGGACGAGGTGCTCGCGGTCGCCGGCGCTGGCATGCTCTCCGCAGCCAACCTGAGCGCGGTCGAGGATGCCGGGCAGCGGTTCATCGTCGGCTCCTGCACCTCATCCGCGCCATACGATCTCGCCGACCACTACGAGCGGCACGGGAACCTGCTCGAGGACGGGCAGATCGCCCAGACCACCCGAATAACGCGCGGGCGTGGCGAGTTGTCTGGCGGTACTCCTTCAAAACGGGAGTGACTACCTCAGGTTGAACATGCAGATCAAACGCGCCGAGCGCGTTGCCGCCCCCTAGAAGGAAGACCGGCTCATGACCATCGACGGCCACCGTCGGGTCAACTGGGCCACAGGTCGAGAGAGCCCGCAGGTGGCTGGGGTGAAGGGGTACGTTGACGGGCATCGCCGCAGGAGTGTCGACGTGGAAGAGCGTCGTCGCCGCGTACCATCACTTGTTCCAGGCCGAGGTCACTCGTTCCGGAGGGTCAAGAACGGTCTGCGCGCCCGGCCGATGTTCCACCACGAACGGGACTCCATCGAAGCGCACCTCACGATCGTGTTCTGCGCCCTCGCGATCAGCGACCACTTTCAGGGCCGCTGGTGTGAGCATCAAACGCATCATCCGGGCGCTGCGGCCCCTCGCAACGTCGTCATCAACGTTCGAGACTACTGGGTCACCGCTACCACCTCGTCAGAAGGCGAAGCCGCCGACATTCTCTCAGCGCTCAGGCCCGACGCGGGGCACTAAAGTGGCACGACGCAGGTCAGAGTGGGTGTTCCCACCAGGAGGCAGGGCGCACTGAGACCCGCGGTCATCGGCTGATCGTCAACGCCGACAGGGTTCGCGCATCATCCGGAATCAGTTCGGATCTGCGGTGTCCGGAGAAGCCGATGTAGGCCAGCGCGCCGAGCATCACCAGCGCAGAAGGATAGTTGTCGACGAGCGGCCATGCCCAGATCGCCGTTCCGAATGCGCACACGGCTGCGACTACCTCCGGCGCCTGCCGACGTGCGGCCACGAGGGCGATCGTGGCCAGAAGGCAGACGAAGATGATGGTACCGGCTGCGCCCAGGCTTACGAGCACTCCGGCATACGAGTTCTCGATGGGCATGTTTAGCCCACCCATGATTGCGCGCTCCTGCGCCATCCCGGCGCCGACACCGAGGTAGTTCGACTCTCCAGCGAACTCGAGAGCGCGGTCCAGGATGACCGCGCGGGCGTCAGCCGAACCAGACCCCTCCGCCGAATCCGAGCGGCTCTGGATGATCGGTGAGAACAGCACGGCGGCGGCCGCACCCACTCCGACGAGCAAACCGACTGCCTTCCGTCCGAAAGGCAACTGACGGGAGGCGAGACAGACCAATAGCCCCACGATCAAGCCGGCGGCGATAGCCGCCGCCGCGCTGCGGGACACCGAGAAGATCGCGCCCCCCGCAGACACAGCACCGCTGGCGAGGGCGAGCTTGGACCTTCGGCGCATCGTGAGGATGATCGCGTACACTGCGGTCGTGGCGAAGAATGTTCCGTTCATCAGCGGATGGCCGAGGGTGGTAGTGGCCCGGATCGAATCCCAGTGTTGGGTGAAGCCGATCCCCGACGACGCGCCTCGCGCGTAGAGTGCTGCGAGGAAGGAGCGCTGCACGAGCCCCTCTGTGATCGCGGCTACACCGAGGATTAGTCCGACGCACAGCCACGTGCGTTGCAGTGCGTGCACGGACTGCGGTGTGCTCCGCATCGACAGGTGGGCGAAACCGAAAAGGACGACGGCCACAGTTGCTGTCCAAAGGGCGGATCGCTGGGCATCGAGGGACCAGATGAAGCTTGCGGCGGAGAGCAGGAGCAGCGCTATTGCGCATACGGTCCAGAATCGTGGGATGCGATTGACCGCAGGCCTTCCTCGTTGGCGCAACAGTGCGACGACTATCGTGAGAGCAGCAGGGGTGAGAAATCGCCCCATCGTGGCCGGGACGCCTGCGATGTAGCCGAGCGGTAAGAGAGCGAACAGGACCAGAGCTAGCGCCGGAAGGGCATGCACGGGAACCGCGAACAGTACGGCGGTCGCAAGGAGGAGCAGAAGTGGAATCCACACAGCCATTCCGAGCGAGAGGACTCCGAACACGACTGCGAAAAGCAGGACCGCAATGGCAGCGGCGAGAGCTGTGGATTTCGGCGAGATGCTCTTCACCTGACCACCGTACCGCCTGCGTGCTCGTACGCTGTGCGCGGATCGGCGCATTGCCGTACGCGACCGACCGTGGGGTGGATTTCGACGGGGCCTGACATGCAAGTACATTTGTGACGGAATATTGGATCGAGTCTCGTTTGGCGCCGACACTAGGGCTTGCTGGCGGGGGGACGAAGGGTGATCGACTCGGATGAGTGAAACCAAGCGG is part of the Saxibacter everestensis genome and harbors:
- a CDS encoding O-antigen ligase family protein; this translates as MKSISPKSTALAAAIAVLLFAVVFGVLSLGMAVWIPLLLLLATAVLFAVPVHALPALALVLFALLPLGYIAGVPATMGRFLTPAALTIVVALLRQRGRPAVNRIPRFWTVCAIALLLLSAASFIWSLDAQRSALWTATVAVVLFGFAHLSMRSTPQSVHALQRTWLCVGLILGVAAITEGLVQRSFLAALYARGASSGIGFTQHWDSIRATTTLGHPLMNGTFFATTAVYAIILTMRRRSKLALASGAVSAGGAIFSVSRSAAAAIAAGLIVGLLVCLASRQLPFGRKAVGLLVGVGAAAAVLFSPIIQSRSDSAEGSGSADARAVILDRALEFAGESNYLGVGAGMAQERAIMGGLNMPIENSYAGVLVSLGAAGTIIFVCLLATIALVAARRQAPEVVAAVCAFGTAIWAWPLVDNYPSALVMLGALAYIGFSGHRRSELIPDDARTLSALTISR